From Ovis aries strain OAR_USU_Benz2616 breed Rambouillet chromosome 21, ARS-UI_Ramb_v3.0, whole genome shotgun sequence, a single genomic window includes:
- the TMEM126A gene encoding transmembrane protein 126A isoform X2, with product MAVIPFLTANLSYKGFVSLPLNTGDLHCETCTITRGGLVGLVFGGLYPVFLAIPLNGGLAARYNSALLPEKGNILNYWIRISKPVFRKMLFPILLQTGFAAYLGSRQYKLLIKALQLPEPGLEIE from the exons ATGGCAGTGATCCCATTTTTGACAGCAAATTTATCTTACAAAGGTTTTGTAAGTTTACCTTTGAATACAG GTGATCTGCATTGTGAAACATGCACCATAACACGAGGCGGATTggttggtcttgtttttggtggcCTGTACCCTGTTTTCTTGGCTATCCCTCTGAATGGTGGCCTAGCAGCTAG GTATAATTCAGCCCTGCTACCAGAGAAAGGAAACATCTTAAATTACTGGATTAGGATTTCTAAGCCTGTCTTTAGAAAGATGTTATTTCCCATTTTGCTCCAGACTGGGTTTGCTGCATACCTCGGGTCTAGACAATATAAACTACTTATAAAGGCTCTTCAGTTACCAGAACCTGGCCTAGAAATTGAGTGA